The stretch of DNA TGTACCATGTTTTGAGAGAATGCATTTAGACCATTTTGAATCGGGGGCCAAATGAAAATCATTAATATTCCCAAAACGAGAGCAGTAGCTGCAGTAATAATTGGCACAAAACGTTTTCCTGCGAAGAATCCTAAATAGGATGGTAATTCAATTTCATAAAACTTATTGTACATAGATGCTGCTAATATACCGACGATAATACCACCAAATACTCCTGTTTGAAGAGTAGGAATACCTAATATACTTGCATAACTTAAACCATTAACATCCTCAGGAGCAATACCAAGTACCGTCCCCATGGTTACATTCATGACTAAGTATCCGATAATAGCCGCTAAACCTGCAGTTCCTTCACCGCCAGCTAACCCAACAGCAACACCAACTGCGAACAAGAGCGGTAAGTTTCCAAAGATAATGTTTCCGGCATTTTGCATAACAGAAGCAATCATCTTAACCGTACTGTTATCTAAGAATGGTGCTAAATCTAAAAGTGCTGGGTTTAGGAGCGCGGCCCCTAAAGCAAGTAATATACCAGCAGCCGGTAATAGTGCAACCGGGAGCATTAATGCTTTACCGACCTTTTGCAAGACACCAAAAGCTTTTTTAAACATAAATATACCTCCATTTTTTCATATAGCTCATTAAGCGTTTTCATTTCCCACAAAAACACAAAAAAGGCATGAGTAAAAGTTCAATTGAAATGAGGCTACGGGTATAGAATACCCCAAAACCTTTGTTTCAATTATCACTTTTTACTCATGCCTGATCGAATCAGTAACACGTAAAAAATAATAGCTATTTAAATTTTTTCTGTATTCTCTGCAAATGCATCGTTAAATACACAGCTTCTGCATCAAATACTTTCATTTTTAATGTCTGTTGCATCACTTTAATGAGCTTCCATGAGAGATTATAGCATACAGGATATTCTTGTTTCAATAGGGAATTTATTTTTTCTGGTTCCTCTACTTTTTCCCCTTTAATGACTCTCTCAATCGTAAATCGCAGGTGACGCACCAGCCTCATATAATCAATGCTCTCTTTATCTATATCAATTTCAAATTGCTCCTCTACCATTTTCACCAGCCTGCTGACTAATTGCGAATGCTGATTAACTTCAGATAAGTTTCTATTTGTCATAGCACTGTGAATATGGATTGCAATAAAACCTATCTCACCTACTGGCAGAGAAATCCCTGTTTTTTTATTAATATATTCTACAACTTCCGCAGCGATTTCATATTCATGACGATAAAGAGTTTTTGTTTCTACCAGGAACGGATTACTCATTTCCATGCCCTTAGATACTCTGTTAATCGCAAACATTAAGTGATCGGTTAATGCAACATGGATATGCTCATCTAACTGTGTATGAGTTCTTTGTTTGATTAGTCCTATAGCAGAAATAATTACTTCTAAAAGATCATTATCAATAAAAGGAAGCAATTTAAGATAATTTTGTTGTTCCTTTTCATTTTTAAGTACAAATAGTTTTTCTACCGAATCTGTTTCAATAAAATCTCCCTGTTTACGATTGAAACCAATCCCTTTTCCGATCAGAACTACTTCTTCATAGGAAGGGTGTTCAGCTATTAAAACATTGTTATTTAACACCTTATCAATCAACAGCTTCACAATAACCTTCCCCCATTTCATCCCGACTATCTTTGTAACACCATGTTATAAGAGACAAAACAAGATGTCAACGACATTATTCGACAGTTTCTAATAGTTCATACTATAAAAAAGAGCCTGTGAACAACACAGACTCTTTTAACACAATTATAAAAATATGAAGTAGAGAACGAAAATAACAAAGAAGAAGTACATGATTGGGTGAATTTCCTTCATCCGCCCTTTAACAATCATTGTAATTGGGTAAAAGATAAACCCAATCGCAATCCCTGTAGCAATGCTATAGGTTAAAGGCATGGCAATCATCGTAAGGAAGGCCGGTACTGCGATTTCGAATTTCGTCCATTCGATTTTCCCTAACGAACCAACCATCAACGCCCCAACAATGATTAATGCTGGTGCTGTAACTGCTGCAGTAACAACAGATAATAACGGGAAGAAAAACAGTGATAGAATAAACAATGCTGCTGTAACAAGTGAAGCAAAACCTGTTCTTGCACCTGCCGCTACCCCAGCAGATGATTCAATATAAGATGTTGTCGTTGAAGTACCAAGAACTGCACCAACCGTTGTTGCTACTGAGTCAGCGATTAACGCTTTGCCTGCTCGTGGTAATTTATTGTCTTTAATCATACCTGCTTGGTTCGCCACTGCTACGAGTGTCCCAGCATTATCAAAGAAATCAACGAACAAAAGGGTCAAGATAATACCGAGCATGGCCATTGAGTAAAAAGAACTATCACCTAAAGAAGAAAATGCTGCGCCAAATGTAGGTGCTATACTTGGAACGGAATCGACGATTTTCTCTGGTGTGTCAATTAAGTTAAAAATCATTCCTACAATAACAGTAATAATCATTCCGAAGAATACTGCTCCATTAATTCCTCTAGTCATCATAATAACCGTTATAATTATCCCGAAAATAGCTAGTAATGTTGGTCCGGCTGTCAAATCACCTAATCCAACAAGGGTTGCATCATTATTTACTACAATACCAGCACTCTGCAATCCAATAAAAGTAATATATAAACCAATACCTGCCCCAACGGCATGCTTTAACTCGATCGGAATTGCATTGATTAATTTCTCACGTAAACCTGTTAGTGTTAATAAAAAGAAAAATACACCGGAAATGAATACTGCACCTAGAGCATGCTGCCACGGAATCCCGCTTCCTAACACAACAGAAAAAGCAAAAAAGGCGTTCAATCCCATGCCTGGTGCTAAGGCAATCGGGAACTTTCCTAGAAGACCCATAATAATACAACCAATCGCCGAAGCCAATGCTGTCGCGACAAAAACCGCTCCATAATCCATTCGAAGTGCATCTGGTAAATCCGGTACACTTGATAGTGTCAATGTAAGAGGGTTTACCACTAATATATAGGCCATCGCCAAGAAGGTGGTCATGCCGCCAATAATCTCACGGCGATAATTGGTCCCTAATTCTTTAAACATAAAATACTTTTGCATTCTTCTTCCCCCTAGGAATCTTTCTTTTATAAAAACAAAAAACGCTCCGATATCTACCGGAGCGCTTGACTTGGGGCAAGTGTAAACAAAAAGAGGAGGTCACCTCTTTATTCAACACTGCCTCGTAGTCAAGCCATTAACGGTGGCTCGGTAGAAACTTTTGGGCCATATTCCCAATATTATACGAGTTAAATCGACAAATTATTTACTTCTTCTTTATCTTATCAGGGAATTACATCCCTGTAAACATAAAAAGCGAACGTTTTTAAATATATATTTAAAAACGTTCGCTTTTAGAAGTATTATTTTTAATTTATTCCCATTCAATTGTTGCAGGCGGTTTACTCGTAATGTCGTAGACCACTCGATTAACATGAGCTACCTCATTAACAATCCGAGTTGAAATCACTTCAAGCACATCCCATGGGATACGTGCCCAGTCAGAAGTCATTCCATCAATGGACGTAACGGCGCGGATGCCAATTGTATAATCATAAGTACGGGCATCACCCATAACACCTACACTGCGAATGTCCGGAAGTACAGTAAAGTATTGCCAGATTTCACGGTCAAGTCCAGCCTTTTTAATTTCTTCACGTAGAATCCAGTCAGATTCGCGAACAATTTCAAGCTTATCTTCAGAAATCGCTCCTAAGACACGAATTCCAAGACCAGGTCCAGGGAACGGCTGTCTCCAAACAATATCATCCGGAATTCCAAGCTCAGTACCAAGTGCACGAACCTCATCTTTAAACAGCGTATTCAATGGTTCGATTAATTTAAATTGCATATCTTCAGGCAAACCACCAACGTTATGATGGGATTTAATTGTTTGTGCAGTGGCAGTTCCACTTTCGATAATGTCAGTATATAGTGTCCCTTGAGCTAAAAACTCAATTCCCTCAAGTTTCGTTGCTTCATCATCGAATACATAAATAAACTCATTTCCAATGATTTTACGTTTCTTCTCAGGATCAGAGACGCCTTCTAATTTAGATAAGAAACGCTCTTTTGCATCCACTTTAATAACATTCATATGGAATCCTTCAGCGAAGGTCTTCATAACACTCTCTGCTTCATTCTTACGAAGTAACCCATGATCCACAAAAATACAGGTTAGTTGATCACCGATTGCTTTATGAATAAGGACGGCAACAACAGAAGAATCTACTCCGCCGCTAAGTGCACAAAGGACTTTTTTATCGCCCACTAACTCACGGATTTTTGCCATTTCCACTTCAATGAAATTCCCCATTGACCAATCGCCTTTACATCCACACACATTAAAAACAAAATTCTTCAACAACTCATTCCCATAAACAGAGTGACGGACTTCTGGGTGGAATTGAACCGCATAAAGTTTCCTTGCTTCATTACTCATTGCCGCAATTGGGCAGTGCGGGTTAGTTCCGTCAACGGTAAAGCCAGCAGGTGCTTCCACAACCAAATCTCCATGACTCATCCAAACGATTTGCTCCTGTGGCATATCATGGAAAAGCTTCGTCTGATTATGAATATTCATTTCAGCTTTCCCGTATTCACGATTCTTCGCTTTTTCAACCTTCCCATTAAAATGGACAGTCATTAATTGCATGCCGTAGCAAATCCCTAAGATAGGAAGGCCCATTTCAAAAATTTCCTCATCACAGCGAAATGAATTTTCATCATATACGCTATTAGGACCACCCGAAAAAATGATTCCACTTGGATTCATTTTTCTAATTTCCTCTGCTGTAATGGTATGCGGGTGAAGTTCACTGTACACACCAAACTCACGAATCCTGCGTGTAATCAACTGGTTATATTGACTTCCAAAGTCTAAAACAACAATCATATCCTGCGTACTTGTCAAAATGGCCACCTCTTCCAAATAATACTTTTAGTATGTACATTCATTACAAAAAAAACTAGAATTCTCCCTCCAAAAAGCGCAGAAGGCAGAATTCTAGTTTCTTAATAATTGCTATAACAGAAATTCCCGCCTTCATAGTCAGATCATTTACGGTGACCCGGTAGAGACTCTCGAACCAAATTTTCGAGTATATATGAAGAGTAGTAAATGTATTAAATTCTTAACACATTGTAACAATAGGTTGTTTTTCTGGTCAAGCAATTGTCTTTTTAATTAAATTTTCCCACAACTCTCGTGAATCCTTCCAACTTCCTTCTGGGAGTTTTTGATGGTACAGATATTGCTCATATCTATCCGTCAATTTAGACATCTCTCTCGATGCAAAGAAGGTATCAATGTATCGAGCATAATTCCTCAATGTTTGGCCTTCATTGCGTTTAAGTCCGTAGCGTTCCAATTGTTCCAAGAGAATTAGATAAGCTTTGCCCATGTTTTCGTCCTTTTTTCTTAAACGGAACTGAAGTAAATATAAATGCGGGATCCATTTTCCTCGTAATCTATACACTAGCCCAGCTGCACCCACAACGATGATAAAAATAAGCAGGATCATTTTCCATTTACTAACTAAGAACGTTTTAATGCTAATCCATAAATTACTAAATGAAAAGGTTGTTTCCGTCCCCTTTGGGGTGTCTGTATCTTCCTCTAGGTTCTGCTGGGGCTTTGGTGTTGGCGGCGCAGTTGTTTCTGCAGCTGCAGGTGTTCCATCTGGATTTGTAAAATCAATCGAAACTTGATTTGTAAATCCCTTTGTTGGTTCAAATGGAACCCATCCTTGATTAGGAAAATAAACTTCAACCCAAGAATGTGCATTATTATTGGTGATTTCATAGATCGATTTTGAAGTATCACCATTACTGTAATTCAAGAATTCTCCGCCTGTATACCCTTTTACCCATCGGGTAGGAATTCCTATAGATCGAAGCAAGATCGCCATTGTGGTGGAAAAATTATCACAATACCCTATTTTAGTTTCAAATAAAAACTGATCGACATAATCATCGTTTTCCCCCGGAACAGCCACATCACTCTGACTATAGGTGAACTCAGATCCACTAAAATGACGCTCTATTGCTTTCGCTTTATCAAACCAATTTGTTTCACCTTCCGTTATCGTTTCAGCCAATTCCTTGATTCTTTCGGGAAGGTTCTCAGGCAGTTGAGTATACCTTGCTAGAAATTCTGCACTAACCTTTTCAAAATCTACTACTGTTGTTTCTCTTAAATCAGTTGCTTTGTATTTCGGAATCTTATACTCCAATTCATAAGAAGTTGGCGCAACGGGTTTAGAATCGAAACCACTTAAAATGGAGAGTTTTTCTGTCGTTGAGTCAATCTCCAAGAGATACTTACGTTCAAAATTTACTCTTTGGATACCAGCAGGATAAATAAGGTGCTCATAATCCATAAACATAGATAAGGATGCACGCTCATCCCGGGTTTCCACATTAGAAGGAATAGAAAATACAGGGACTAAATCCTCTCCGCCGATCTGGTAGGGAGTGGAACCTGAGGGAATCCAGCCTTTTCCTGTATAATGGTCTTTTGTTTCAACCTTCCAATAATTTTTTTCTGGCGCTTCGCTCCGAAAAACGACACTGTCATCCCCGATAAAAGAGCC from Neobacillus sp. CF12 encodes:
- a CDS encoding PRD domain-containing protein, translated to MVKLLIDKVLNNNVLIAEHPSYEEVVLIGKGIGFNRKQGDFIETDSVEKLFVLKNEKEQQNYLKLLPFIDNDLLEVIISAIGLIKQRTHTQLDEHIHVALTDHLMFAINRVSKGMEMSNPFLVETKTLYRHEYEIAAEVVEYINKKTGISLPVGEIGFIAIHIHSAMTNRNLSEVNQHSQLVSRLVKMVEEQFEIDIDKESIDYMRLVRHLRFTIERVIKGEKVEEPEKINSLLKQEYPVCYNLSWKLIKVMQQTLKMKVFDAEAVYLTMHLQRIQKKFK
- a CDS encoding NCS2 family permease — translated: MQKYFMFKELGTNYRREIIGGMTTFLAMAYILVVNPLTLTLSSVPDLPDALRMDYGAVFVATALASAIGCIIMGLLGKFPIALAPGMGLNAFFAFSVVLGSGIPWQHALGAVFISGVFFFLLTLTGLREKLINAIPIELKHAVGAGIGLYITFIGLQSAGIVVNNDATLVGLGDLTAGPTLLAIFGIIITVIMMTRGINGAVFFGMIITVIVGMIFNLIDTPEKIVDSVPSIAPTFGAAFSSLGDSSFYSMAMLGIILTLLFVDFFDNAGTLVAVANQAGMIKDNKLPRAGKALIADSVATTVGAVLGTSTTTSYIESSAGVAAGARTGFASLVTAALFILSLFFFPLLSVVTAAVTAPALIIVGALMVGSLGKIEWTKFEIAVPAFLTMIAMPLTYSIATGIAIGFIFYPITMIVKGRMKEIHPIMYFFFVIFVLYFIFL
- the guaA gene encoding glutamine-hydrolyzing GMP synthase, which codes for MIVVLDFGSQYNQLITRRIREFGVYSELHPHTITAEEIRKMNPSGIIFSGGPNSVYDENSFRCDEEIFEMGLPILGICYGMQLMTVHFNGKVEKAKNREYGKAEMNIHNQTKLFHDMPQEQIVWMSHGDLVVEAPAGFTVDGTNPHCPIAAMSNEARKLYAVQFHPEVRHSVYGNELLKNFVFNVCGCKGDWSMGNFIEVEMAKIRELVGDKKVLCALSGGVDSSVVAVLIHKAIGDQLTCIFVDHGLLRKNEAESVMKTFAEGFHMNVIKVDAKERFLSKLEGVSDPEKKRKIIGNEFIYVFDDEATKLEGIEFLAQGTLYTDIIESGTATAQTIKSHHNVGGLPEDMQFKLIEPLNTLFKDEVRALGTELGIPDDIVWRQPFPGPGLGIRVLGAISEDKLEIVRESDWILREEIKKAGLDREIWQYFTVLPDIRSVGVMGDARTYDYTIGIRAVTSIDGMTSDWARIPWDVLEVISTRIVNEVAHVNRVVYDITSKPPATIEWE
- a CDS encoding transglutaminaseTgpA domain-containing protein, encoding MKRDIQTFLLYLLGFLLLWEWLRPVEQLTQTDHIEMFVIFILLSFTISFLRVRWIWQTILKIWFIFFSLNLFHYDTGFFEFSWLSSFAGNLTTNFSVILARDWAGITNEFRTFLFFILLWLMVYLVHYWLLNRKSIFIFFFMTLIYITVLDTFTLYSAKTAIVRTVVVGFAVMGMLTYYRIVAKEKVTTDTLITRKWMRPLVLMIAFSVIVGIVAPKFEPIWPDPVPYLKAAGNKGGEDGVGNGIAKVGYGTDDSRLGGSFIGDDSVVFRSEAPEKNYWKVETKDHYTGKGWIPSGSTPYQIGGEDLVPVFSIPSNVETRDERASLSMFMDYEHLIYPAGIQRVNFERKYLLEIDSTTEKLSILSGFDSKPVAPTSYELEYKIPKYKATDLRETTVVDFEKVSAEFLARYTQLPENLPERIKELAETITEGETNWFDKAKAIERHFSGSEFTYSQSDVAVPGENDDYVDQFLFETKIGYCDNFSTTMAILLRSIGIPTRWVKGYTGGEFLNYSNGDTSKSIYEITNNNAHSWVEVYFPNQGWVPFEPTKGFTNQVSIDFTNPDGTPAAAETTAPPTPKPQQNLEEDTDTPKGTETTFSFSNLWISIKTFLVSKWKMILLIFIIVVGAAGLVYRLRGKWIPHLYLLQFRLRKKDENMGKAYLILLEQLERYGLKRNEGQTLRNYARYIDTFFASREMSKLTDRYEQYLYHQKLPEGSWKDSRELWENLIKKTIA